A window of the Emys orbicularis isolate rEmyOrb1 chromosome 1, rEmyOrb1.hap1, whole genome shotgun sequence genome harbors these coding sequences:
- the LOC135895692 gene encoding putative N-acetyltransferase 8B, protein MLKLQFICCHLHSNFFCIFCSLSVPGLNGPMALYRIRQYEDSDYEAVRTMFGCGIMEHAPAGYIHMLKHPQAQLLFLGLFLAVLVASGSLLVSLLALLLALTGAWFCIRCLWNYYAQQFLCNDLLDIRRTYLEAADSCFWVAEAEGAVVGMVGAVLPDDPLERGHALELKRMSVGREYRGRGIARALCRTVIRFAQEHGYSAVVLATTMVHYSAHQLYESMGFRRVLVRSPSLLASFLQFSIFYYQYEVPGSR, encoded by the coding sequence TGTGCCTGGGCTGAACGGCCCCATGGCCCTGTACCGCATCCGGCAGTACGAGGACAGTGATTACGAGGCCGTGCGCACCATGTTCGGATGTGGGATTATGGAGCACGCTCCTGCTGGCTACATCCACATGCTGAAGCatccccaggcccagctgctctTCCTGGGCCTGTTCCTGGCGGTGCTCGTGGCCTCCGGGTCCCTCCTGGTCTCCCTCCTGGCTCTCCTGCTCGCTCTCACTGGGGCCTGGTTTTGCATCCGGTGTCTCTGGAACTATTACGCCCAGCAGTTTCTTTGCAACGACCTACTGGACATCCGGAGAACCTACCTGGAGGCAGCAGACTCTTGTTTCTGGGTGgcagaggctgagggggcagtggtgggcatGGTGGGGGCCGTCCTACCGGACGACCCCTTGGAAAGGGGGCACGCTCTGGAACTGAAGCGCATGTCCGTGGGGAGGGAGTACCGGGGCCGGGGCATCGCCAGGGCGCTCTGCAGGACGGTCATCCGCTTCGCCCAGGAACACGGGTACAGTGCCGTTGTGCTGGCCACCACCATGGTTCACTACTCGGCCCACCAGCTGTACGAGAGCATGGGCTTCCGGAGGGTCTTGGTGAGGTCCCCATCGCTCCTCGCCAGCTTCCTGCAGTTCTCGATCTTCTATTACCAATACGAGGTTCCAGGGTCTCGCTGA